GGGGCGGGTCATGTTCTTCACCACCCGCCTCGGCGCCATCCGCGCCCGGCGCTTCCGGGAGGCGGGCGGCTTCTACGAGTCGCTGAGGCGGGTGATGAACGAGGACGGCGAGTTCGGCACCCGCATCTACCACCGGGGCTACCGCTCCTACCTCGCCCGCCACCTCGTCCACCAGCACCGCTACCCCACGGGCTTCGGCCGCTACCTGCGCAGCTACTACCACTCGACGGTCGCCCAGGCGCAGATCGACCGCACGATGGACACCTCGGCCGACGAGTCCCTCTCCGCCGCCGAGAAGGGGCGCCGGCTCTACGCCCTCTCCTTCTGGCTCCTGCCCCTCCTCTTCGCCCTCCTGCCGGCCGCGGCCGCCGCCGCCCTCTGCGGGCTCTGGGTCCTGGCCCTGCCGCTGGTCCTCGGCGCCCTGGGCCGCCGGATGCGGGCCGAGACGCCGCGCCGCTACTGGGTGGGCTTCCACGCCGTCTACGTGGCGATCACCCCCTTCATCTTCGCCGGCTACGCCGTCGGGCTCCTGCGCCACTCGCTGGGCGACTCCCTCTTCGCCGGGCCGCCCTCGACGCTGGAGTACTTCCGGCAGGAGGCCGCTTCGTGAACCTCCGCCACGGGCTCCGCGCCGGGCGTCGCCTGCTGCGCGGCAACGTCGACGACCGGGTGGCGACCGCCATCTTCTTCGTCACCGACGACTGCAACGCCCGCTGCGACTACTGCTTCAACACCCGGCTCTCGCACCGCAACGGGGAGAAGACGCGCGGCCGGCGGCTCGACGCCGACGAGCTGCGCCAGATCGCGCGCCACCTCGGCCGCCTCTACCAGGTGATCCTGAGCGGCGGAGAGCCCTTCCTGCGCCGGGACCTCGGCGAGGTGCTCCGGGGCCTCCTCGACGAGTCCCGGCCGGCGATCGTCACCCTCCCCACCAACGGCTCCCTCCCCGAGCGGGTGCTGCCGGTGCTGGAGGAGGCCGCCCGGGAGCACCCGGCCACGGTCTTCAACCTCGGCCTCTCCCTCGACGCGGTGGGCGAGGCCCACGATCAGCTGCGCCGCCTGCCGGGGGGCTACGCGAAGGCCCTCGGCCTGGGCCGGGCCGTGCAGCGCCTGGGCCAGCGCCTGGGCAACGTGAACCTGGTCGTGAACAGCCTGGCGACCCGGGAGACCCTGGACGGCCTGCCCGCCCTCTTCGAGGCGCTGGCCTCGGCCTTCGAGGGCGCCGAGTGGTTCCACAACCTCCAGTTCGATCAGCGCCTGCAGGCCGACCCCCTGGAGGACCCCGCCCTCGAGGAGCAGCTGCGCCGCCTCCAGGCCCTCGAGCGCGAGGCCCGGGAGCGGCGGGCCGGGCGCCTCGGCCGGCTGATCGAGGGGGCCTACGTCGACGGCCTCAACGCCCTCCTGCGGCGTCAGCTGGGCGAGGGCAGGATGATCTACGCCTGCAACGCGGGGCGGAAGCTGATCGTCGTCGCCTCCGACGGCACCCTCTCGCCCTGCGAGCCCTTCCTCTTCGAGGAGCACTACGCCGCCCGGCGCAGCTTCGATCTGCGCGAGCACGGGCTGGACTTCTACCGGCTGCGGGCGACCCCCGAGTACCGGGCCGAGCTGGAGTTCATCGAGGCCGGGAAGTGCGCGGCCTGCCCCTGGTCCTGCGCGGCCATCACGAGCCTGCTCTTCGAGCCGGGACAGTGGCAGCGCTTCTGGGTAACGTGAGCGGATGTCCGGACCCACCCTGATCACCGGCTCCGCCGGCTTCATCGGCTCCCACCTCGCCGAGGCCCTCCTCGCGCGGGGCGACCAGGTCGTCGGGGTGGACGACTTCGACCCCACCTACGATCCCGCGCTCAAGGAGCGCAACCTCGAGGGACCCCGGAGTCGCGCGGGCTTCCACTTCGAGCGGCTTGACGTCCGGGACGCCGACGCGCTGCAGGCCCTCCTCGCCGCGCGGGGGATCCGCCGGGTCGCCCACCTCGCCGCCCGGGGCGGCGTGCGGCCCTCGGTCGAGGACCCCGAGATCTACGCCGACATCAACGTGCGCGGCACCCAGAGCGTGCTGCAGGCCTGCCTCGCGAGCGGCGTGGAGCAGGTGGTCTTCGCCTCCTCCTCCTCGGTCTACGGCGCGCGGGACGGCGGCACCTTCCACGAGAGCGACGCCGCGGATCGCCCGGCCTCACCCTACGCCGCCACCAAGCGCTCGGGGGAGCTGCTCTGCTACGCCGCCTTCCACGATCACGGCCTGCCGGTGACCTGCCTGCGCTTCTTCACGGTCTACGGGCCACGGCAGCGGCCGGACATGGCCATCCATCGCTTCCTCGAGCAGCTCGAGGCCGGCCGGCCCCTGACGATCAACGGCGACGGACTCCAGCGCCGGGACTTCACCTACGTCGACGACATCGTGGCGGGCTTCGTCGCCGCGCTGGAGCGCCCGGACGGCTACGCGATCTACAACCTCGGCAGCGGGCGGGAGGTCACCGTCCTCGAGCTGGTCGCCGCGCTGCAGGAGGCCGCTGGCCTGGAGGGCAGGCTCGAGCACGGCCCCGCCCACGCCTCGGACGTCCCCCACACCCGGGCGGACATCGGGCTGGCGCGGCGGGTGCTGGGCTGGGAGCCGCGGGTCCGCCTCGAGGAGGGCCTCTCCCGCTTCGTCGCCTGGTACCGGCAGCGGCCGGGCTAGACCGACGCGCGGGGCTCGCGGGCCGTGAGGTACTGCTTGTAGGTCCCCTCGGCCACGAAGAGGTCGAACCAGATGAGCACCATCAGGATGCTCCAGAGGGCGCGGCCGTTGTCGCGCTTCCGGGCGAGGTGCTCCTGCCAGAGGTGGTCGACGCCGGCGTGGGTGAGGAAGCCCGTGCGCTCGACCTTCTCCCGGGAGAAGTACTCGTCCGCCACCGGCTTCAGATCCCCCAGGAACCAGAGCGAGTGGGGCATCTCCAGCCCCATGTTCTTGCGCCCCGAGATCGCCTCGGGGATGTGGCCCCGCATCGCCTCCTTCTGGAGGTAGCGCCCCTTCATCCCCTTGAGCCGCAGCTCCGGCGGGACCCGGCTCATGTAGTCGTAGAGGATGCGGTCCATGTAGGGGAAGCGCGCCTCGATGGAGTGGGCCATGAAGGTGCGGTCGTTCTTCACCATCAGATCGCCGATCAGGTAGGTCTCGGCGTCGAGGGCGCAGATGCGGTCCAGCTCGTCGGTGAAGGGGTAGGAGTCGTAGATCTTCGCCGCCCAGTCTCCGGTGTCGATCATCCGGGCGGCCTTCGGCATCAGCCGGCGCTTGTCGGCGTCGGCGATGGTGTAGCGCCAGTGGATGTGGGACTGGGCCACGTCCATCTCGGCGCCCTCGGTGAAGCGCTTCGCCATGAAGTCGAAGGAGAGCTTGCGGTAGTCGGTGGGCAGGGCGTGGGCGACGCCGTGGGCGAGCTTGCGCAGGGGCCCGGGGGCGAAGCGCCGCCAGTAGTGACGCACCTTCCAGGCCCGGTGGGTCTCGTAGGCGGTGAAGGTCTCGTCGCCCCCCTCGCCCGAGAGGAGCACGGTGACGTCCTTGGTCGCCTCGCGGGCCAGCAGGTAGGAGGGGATGGCCGCGCCGTTGGCGCTGGGCTCGTCGAGGTAGGCCATGTGCTCGACGAGCACCTCCATCACGTCCCTCGGCCCCACGTGGATCTCGTGGTGGATGGTGTTCGCGAACTCCACCATGATCTGCTGCCAGCGCGCCTCGTTGAAGCTCTTCTCCCCCATCACCACCGAGTAGCTGTGCAGGTCGCGCTGCGGCCCGATGCACTCCCGGGCCAGCGCCAGGATCGAGGAGGTGTCGAAGCCCCCCGAGAGGGTCAGGCCCAGGGGCGCGTCGGCGATCAGGTTGCGCCGCACGCTGTCGAGCATCTGCTCGTAGAGACCGTCCCGGAGCTCCTCGAAGCTGGACTGCCGGTCCGCCTCGAAGTGCACGCGGTAGTAGCGCTGGTCCTCGGTGCGCCCGGTCGAGAGATCGATCTGGAGGCGCTCGCCTCCCTGGAGCTCCTCGACGCACTCGAAGGGCGTGTGGCGGCCGGGGATGTAGGCGAGGGTGAAGTAGTGGAAGAGGCCCTCGAGATCGATGTCGGCCCGGAACTCGGGCAGCTCGAGGAAGGCCTTGATCTCCGACGCGAAGTAGATCCGCCGCGGGGTCCGCATCAGGAAGAGGGGCCGGTTGCCGAACTGGTCGCGGACGATCCAGACCTTCTCCTCCCGCCGATCGTGGAGGGCGAAGGCGAACATGCCCGTCAGCTCCCGGCAGAAGTCGATGCCCAGCTCCTCGTAGAGGTGCAGGAGGGTCTCGGTGTCGGAGCTCGACTTGAACTCGTACTTCTCCCGGAGGCGGTACTGCTCCTCCAGATCGCGGAAGTTCGTGACCTCACCGTTGTAGGCGATGCTGATCCGGCCGTCGGCGCTGGTCAGCGGGAGGTCGGCGGCCGAGGAGAGATCGACCACCCGCAGGCGGGCGTTGCCCAGGATGCAGCGGCGGTCCTCGACCAGGGACTGCTGGTCGGGGCCCCGGTGGCGGACCCGCTGCACCATCGTCTGGACGGATCCCCGGTCTCGTTCCCCGAGATCCTCCCCCAGACCGATGACGCCAGCGATGCCACACATGGGCTCTGTGTGTAGCGCACGGGATCCTCGGGGGGCAACGACCTTGAGGGGCCGCGGCCTCCAGCCCACGATGGCTTCGTGCTCCCTCTCTGGCTCGTGGTACCCTTGCGGGGGCCGAGGGACGGAATTTGGCGACGAAGACAGCAAAGAGAGGGGAGCGACCGGCACCGCCCTCCCGCACCACGCTGCGCCGCGCGATCAAGGGGCTCCACCAGGTCGTCAAGCGCAAGAAGAACGACGTGCGCTCGATGGTGCGGCTGGCCCGCGCCCACCGCCTCCTGGGCAACGACGCGAAGAGCGCCCGCTGGTACACCGTCGCCATCCGCCTCCTCTCCCAGCAGGGCCACGGCCTGCGGGCGCTGGCCCTGGCCAAGGAGCGGCTGGCGGTCGCGCCCGAGGATCAGGAGAGCCTCCTGGAGCTGGCCTCCCTCTACGCCAAGCACCCCGACGCGATGGAGCGGGAGCAGGGGCGGGTCGCCCTGCCCCTCGCCCCGGAGGAGGACACCTCGGTCGGCCGGATCCCCCGGGACTTCACGGCCACCAGCGCCAAGGCCTTGAAGATCCTGGACGACGCCGACGAGGTCGAGCGGATCCACGCCGCCCTCGAGGCGGCCTTCGCCGACGAGATGGAGACCGCCCCCCGCTCCGGCGGCCGCTACGCCGACCAGGAGCCGCCGCCCGAGCAGAGCACGGACGAGGAGCGCGCCCTCTCCGCCGCCGAGGACAACGCGGCGAAGCCCCCTCCCCTGCCGCCGCGCAAGGAGGGGGGCCAGGAGGCCCTGGAGGCGGCCACCCTCGGCGGCCTGCCCCTCCTCTCCTCCCTGGGGCAGGGCGCCTTCATGGCCCTGATGCGGGACATGGAGCGGATCACCCTCGAGGACGAGGAGGTCCTCTTCGCCGAGGGAGAGAAGGCCCGCTCCTTCTTCATCGTGGCCGAGGGGGCCCTCGAGGCCCGCTCCGCCCGCAGCGGCACCGAGGCGCTCCTCGCCCGCCTCACCGAGGGCGAGGTGATCGGAGTCCTGGGCCTCTACTCGGGGCGGCGCCGCAACGCGACGGTCTCGGCGGACGGCCCGGCGGTGGTCTTCGAGGTCACCGATCGCCTCCTCTCCCGCCTCGTGAAGCAGCACCCCGCGGCGAAGCAGGCCCTGGCGACCTTCTACCGGCAGCGGCTGCTGGAGACCTTCCTCGGGAGCTGCCCCCTGATCCAGGACCTGCCCCGCGCCGCGCGGCTGAGCATCGTCGACAGCTTCGAGGAGACCCGCCACCCGGAGGGCAGCCTCCTGGTCGCCCCCGGCGAGGTTCAGAACAGCCTCCACCTCGTCCTGCGTGGGCGCCTCGAGGTCGAGTCCCGCCTCGAGGGTGAGCGGCACAACCTGGCCCACCTGGAGCGGGGCGACTTCTTCGGCTGCATCGCCGCCCTCACCGGCACCCCCAGCCGGGACCGGGCCCGCTGGTCCGAGGAGGGGCTGGCCGCCTCCCTCTCCCAGAAGCAGTTCAGCGAGATCGTCAAGCGCCACCCGGCGCTCCGCGCGCTGCCGCGGGTGCTGGCGGAGCGCGGGCTGATGGTCTCCCGCACCCTCTTCGTCGGCGAGACCGGCGTCCCCGGCTTCAAGCGCGAGGACGCCGCGAGTCAGGACGGCTAGAGCTCGAGGCCGAGCACCAGGCCGGGCCAGATCCGGCCGGTGTGGCGGCCGCTGGTGTAGGTGAACTGCGGCCCCAGCCACGCCAGGTCGGCGCGGTCCCCCTGGTCGGAGAAGAAGCCGTTGAGGCCGACGCCGCCGACGACCCGCACCTTCCAGAGCTTCACGACGGCCAGCGCGCTGAAGCGCCCCACCAGGGAGTAGCCGGCCATGTTCCAGGTGCCGAAGTGCTCGCTGCCGCCGGTGAGCTCGAGGTTCAGGGAGAGCGGCCCGATGAGCTTCTGCTCCACGCCCAGGCCGAACTGGGCCGTGAAGCGCAGGGGGCTGCTGCCCGGCGCCATGCCCATGCTGATGAGGCTGTAGACGTGGCGGCTGCCGAGCTTCAGGCCGGCGTTCAGCCCGTGGAGGTCGTCCCCCCAGAGCCGGAAGCGGTGGATGCCGCCGCCGATGAAGTTGAGGACGCCGATCGCCTCACCCTCCGAGCCGTCGACGGCGACGTTCACGACGCCGATCTGCCAGCCCTCGAGCTTGGTGGTGACGTTCAACACCGAGAGCTGGGTGCCCTTCAGCTCCGGGGTGATGTTGAAGCCGGCGGAGAGCTGGGCGCCGTGGACCGGGCCGTGGGCCACGTTGAAGCCCGCGGCGAGCTGACCCCCGCGGACCTCGCCCGCGACGTTGAAGCCGGCCGTCGCCTGCAGGCCCTTGAGATCGCCGCTGGTGATGTTGAAGCCGGCGGAGAGCTGCACGCCGGAGGTGTCGCCCCCGACGATGTTGAAGCCCGCGGCGAGCTGGCCCCAGCGCAGGTGTCCGCGGGCGATGTTCCCGCCGGCGGCCACCTGCAGCATCCGGGAGGAGCCCGCCAGCCGGTTGCCACCCACGGCGATCTGGGCGCCGGAGCCGCGGCCGGCCGAGTTGCCGACGAGGCTCAGCTGGAGGCCCTGCATCTCCTCGTCGACCAGGCTGAGCCCGAAGCCGAGGGCGAGCCCGTCGAGGGCGGTCGAGCGGGCCCCCAGGAGGTGGAGCTGGAGGCTGTGGCGGTAGGCGTGCTGCGGGGGCAGCGGGAGGAGGCCGAAGCCGAAGAAGCGGTCCTCGATCCGGGCGAGGTCCGCCGGGGGGAACTCGCCCCGGGCCACCGCCACCTCCCGGGGGATGATGCGCAGCCCCTCGGGCCCGAGGCCGGCGGGGGTGCCGCTCTCCAGGGTGATGCGCCCGGCCGAGAGCTGCTGGCCGTCGTCGAGGGTGATCTCGTAGGTGCCGGGCTGCAGCCCGAGGACGACCGGGCTGCCGGCGGGCTTCTTCAGCTCGGCGACGAGGTGGCCGGCGGTGTCGCGCAGGTAGACCCGGCCGCCGAGCTCGGCGGCGATGACGAGGGTGCTGCTCGCCTGGCGCAGGTCGGTCATGACCACGTCACCCGTGCCCGAGAGCTGGAAGTCGTAGTTCGGGTGCTGGGCGCCGCCCTGGGTGCGCTCGGTGCGGGCCAGGGTCTCGCGGAAGGCGAACTGGTAGGCCTCGGCGAGGGTGACGGTCTGGTCGGCGTCCGAGTCGGCGGCGCCGCGCAGGCCGGAGACCAGGTAGTGGGTGAAGAAGGAGCCCCCGATCCGATCCGACTCCTGCGAGGCCTCGTCGGCCGAGCTGGAGGTGAGGATCGCCTGACCCTTCACCTGCCGGGAGTCGTCCACCAGGAAGGGCGCGCGGGCGACGCCGCCCTTGGCCCGGGTCAGCGCGCCCGAGGCGCAGGAGTCGAGCACGGCGATCCGCACGTCGGTCTTCATGGCCTCGAGGGCCTTGCGCAGCTCACGGTAGCCGTAGCGCTCCTTGCCCAGGAGCAGCCCCTCCTCGTCGGAGTGGCCGGAGTAGTAGAAGATCAGCTCGATGCGATCCGCGCTGCCCGCGGCGGCCTGCAGGCGCTCCCGGGCGGTGACGAGGGCCTGCTCGAGGCCCTCGCGGTCGGTGTTCAGGGCGAGGATGCGGTCGGCGCCGGCCACGCCCCCCAGCTCGGAGAGCAGGTCGCTGACGGCCTCGGCGTCCGAGCGGGCGAAGCGCAGGCGGGTGCGATCGGGCCCCCCGTCGTTCGCCGCGGTGATCAGGGCGAAGCGCCGGGTGGCGGCGGTGGCGGGCAGGACCAGCCCGGCGGCGGCGAGGAGGATCAGGATCCGAGTGAGTCGATGGGCGAGGCAGCTCATGGCGTCTCCTTCCGGAGGTCGAAGCGGAGGAAGTCGATCCCTTGGGGCAGGAGGGAGCGCAGGGCGTCCCCCTCCTGTCCCTGCTCCAGCGCGGCGCGCAGGGCGCTCGCCTCGAAGGGCTCATCGGAGACGAAGAAGTAGAAGCGCTCGAAGCGCGGGGCGTCGTCCAGCTCGTAGGCGCGGTCGAGGCTCACCTTCCCCGAGGGCTCGAGCGGAACGGAGTGCAGCCCGCCGCGCCCGGCCAGGTGGTCGGTGAGGGTGCCGCGGCCGTCGAGGGAGAGGATGAGGCCGTGGTGCTTGCCGGCGGCGGTGTAGGCGACCTGCAGCAGGTCCCCGGGGCGGGCCAGGGCGCCGGAGGTGAGCTCCTCGTCTCCGGCGGCCGTCTTGCGGTGCACGTGCAGCCGGGCGTCGAGGCCCTTGATGGTCGTGTGCTCGAGGCCTCCGTTGGGGTCCACGCCCACCGGCGGCGGCCCCCGGAGGAGGAAGACGGCCAGGGCGGCGGCGGCGGCCAGGGTGGGCAGGCCCCAGAGCAGGGGACGGGAGGAGCGCTGACGGCCGGCCTCCCGCTCGGTGACCTCCTGGAGGTGGCGGCGGCGCTCGATGGCCCGGGCCAGCTCCTCGGCCGGGTGGGCCGCGAGGATCGCGCGGTTGCTCTCCTCGAGGGCGGCGAGGCGCGCGGCCTCGGCCGGGTCCGCCTCGATCCGGGTGCGCAGCTCGGCGGCCTCGGCCTCCGGCAGCTCGCCGAGCGCGAGGCGCTCGAGCTTCCACTCGGGAATGGGTGAGTTCGGGGTGGTCATGCCTGGGCTCCTTCCCGCATCTCGACCTCCCGGGCGATGGCCTTGAGCCCCCGGAGGCGCTTGCGGACGCCGGAGACGCTCATCCCCACCTCTCCGGCGACCTCCTCGAGGGTCATCCCGTCGAGGAGGTGGAGGGTGGCGATGGTCGCGGTGGACTCGGGGACCTCCTGGAAGAGCCGCGAGAGGAGGGAGCGGGCCTCCTTGCGAGGATCGTCGTCGGTGGAGCGCGCGATCAGGTCGAGGAGCTCACCGTCCGCGACCTCGGGCCGACGCCCCTGGCTCCGGATGCGGTTCAGGCAGGTGTTGGTGGCGATCCGGAAGAGGAGGGAGGAGGCGCCGCGATCCTCCAGGCGGTCCTGGTGGCGGAGCACCTGGACGAAGACGTCCTGCATGGCATCGAGGGCGGCCTCCTCGTTTCCGAGCAGACGGCGGCAGCGGCGTAGCACCATGGGTCCATACCTGCTGTAGAAGGTTTCGAGATCGACGGGCACAGTCGGCTCTCCCCGTGGGTCTTTCACCCTCTTCAACACCGGGCGGTCCCGGAGGTGTCACTCCTGGATCGTTTTTTCTTCGACGGCCGCCGGGGCCTCGAAGGGCAGGGCCACGACCGAGCGGGGCCAGGGGGCCCCCTCGTCTCCGCTCCCCCGCAGGGCGAAGACCACGTAGCGCCCCCCCGGCGAGCAGCCCAGGCGCTCCGGGGAGACCCCGGAGATGGCCTGGAGGGCCTCCTGGAAGTGCTTTCCGACCTTCCCGGGGCCGGCCGCCTCGCCCAGGCGCAGCTCGCTGGCCCACACCCCGCCCTCCTCGACCAGGCGCAGGCCCTTCCCCGGGGGGCAGCGCTCCACCGGGGGCCGGTAGCCCCCGGCCTCCAGGAGCCGCAGGGCCCGCTCCCGATCCGCCGCCTCCACCAGGAGGAAGTCCGTGATCCGCCGGCCCTCGCCCGTCCCCACCACCGTGAAGAGCAGGCTCCTGCCTCCCGGCGCCCGGGAGAGGTAGGCCAGCCGCCGCTCGTCCTGGGAGAACCCGACCCGGAAGCCCCCGAGGTCCACCGGCTCGATCTCCGGTGCCACGGCGGCGCCCCCTACCCCGCCATCCCGCCGGGGCGCGCCTCCCTCGGCATCCGCCTCAGCCTCCGCGTCAGCGGTCTTTTCTGGGGGTTTCTCGCTGGCCTCGCGCACCCCGGGCCCGCTCGCCGGCTCCTCACCGGGACACCCCCAGCCCCCCAGCACCACGCTGCAGATCAGGAGACGCCCGAGCAGCCGGCGCAGGCTCACGGCAGGAACTTCTCCGGGTGGGCCAGCTTCTGCGGCAGGTACTCGTCGATGACGTAGTTCAGGCCCCACTTCGCCAGGGCCTGCTGCTCGGCGCGGACGCCCATCTTCAGCAGCTGCTCGATGGCCTTCTGCCACTTCTTGTGGTGCTGGAAGAAGGGATCGTTCTTGAGGGCGTCGTTGGCCCGCTTGATGTCCACGTCCTGCAGCTTGTGGGTGGCGTCCCGGAGGTTGAAGTCGATGATGTCCTGCGGCGCCACCCCCAGGAAGCGCGCCTGGGGCACGCAGAAGAACTGGTTGATGTGGGCGGCGTTGCCCGAGCCCACCTTCAGGGTCCGGTAGATGTTCGAGATCCCGTAGGGATCGCAGTCGACGAAGGCGTAGACCGGGATGTTCTTGGAGTCGGCCAGCCGCCGGATGAAGCGCCGGGTGGCCCGGGTGGGCACCCCGCCCATCGAGATCAGGATGCAGTTGGAGCTGCGCCAGAACTTGTGGGTGGCCAGGCGCTGGAACATACCGCCGGTCTCGATGGCCAGGATGAACTTGGCCTTGGTCTCGAAGCGCAGGTGCTCCACCGAGTGGGGGATGGTGTAGGCCCCCGAGCCGAAGCGGGTGCAGTCGATCCGCAGCTCCTCGCCGGTCTCGTAGTCCCGGTCGATGACCACCAGCTCACCGCTGACGGCGCCGCCGTGGTCCTCGGGGTAGAAGCGCAGCTGCTCGCGGCTGACGTCGTGCAGCGCGAACATGGCCTCGATGTCGTCCATCACCGAGTCGGACTCGGCCTGCTCGTTGAACTTGGCCGGGCCCCAGTTCTTGCTCTGGTAGTAGGCGTCTCGCTTGGTGGCGAAGTCGTCGGTCTCCACCATGTACTTCGAGAGCGCCATCAGCTTCAGGGTCTGCGCGAAGCCCTTGGCGGTGTTGTAGGTCAGCGCCCGGGTCTTCCGGGACTGCCCGATCTTGAAGTAGCCGTTGCGAGAATCGTAGCGAACGTTGGAGAGCGAGCGCACCGGGAAGCGCAGCTCGGGCTTCTGGTTCTTGCTCACGGCCTGGTGGATGCTGCTGGCGCTCCCCTCGATGGCCTCGACGGTGATCTTGTCCAGCTTCTCCTTCGCCGCCGTCTTGGCTGCGCTCTTGCGCCGGGTGCCGCCGCCGCCGGCGGCCTCCCGGGTGGAGAGGGTGCCGCTGCCCTCGGTCTGCCTCGCGCTCTTCTTCGTCGCCTTCTTCTTCTTCGCCATGATCAGCCGTTCTTCCGGGAGCGATGGAGGATGCCGGTCAGGTCCTCGACCGCCTGGTCCTTCTGCTTTTCGGAGAGGGAGAGGATCTCCTGCAGGGCCTCACCGATGATGGGAATGAAGGTCTCGATGTGGCTGCGCTTGCGCATCTCGTCGGCCTCCCGGCGGCGCTTGCGGATGAAGATCCCCAGGCGGCGGCCGCACTCCTGCAGGGCGAGGCGCAGCTCCTTGAGGATCTCGTCGTAGGAGGCGATGGCCTCCTTGGCCTCGGAGGTGAAGGGCACCCAGACGCTGGTGAACTCGGCGAAGATCACCAGGGGTCCGGTGGGCAGCGCGCCCCGCGACTGCTGCAGGCCGTAGTTGCGCCACCCCGCGCTCGCCACGGCCTTGCCGATGGCGCAGGCGTTCTGCTGGTACTGCAGGGGCACCCGGTTGGCGAAGCGGTAGACCCGGGCCAGCTCGTCGGCCGGGAGGTTGCCGCCCCAGGCGAGGGCGACCTCGACCTGGAAGGGGTTGCCCCGATAGATGGCCGGGCGCCGGGTCGTGCTGGTGGTGAAGGCCGGCTCGTAGCCCTGGGCCCGCAGGCCCGAGATCAGCCCGTCGAGCATCACGTCCTCGCCGATGGGGCTGATGCAGGAGGTGGGCGGGGCGAGGATCTTCACCTGCGGGATCGCCGAGGCCAGGGCCTCGGCGTCGCGGGTGGCGACGCTGGCCGGCCTCAGGCTCGCTCGCAGCTTCGCCTTGTCGATGATCTCCTTGGCCACCCGGGGTGTCACCCGCGAGAAGTCGTTGCAGAGCGCCGCCTGCAGGGTCTTGGCCCGGGTGGAGTGGAGCATCTTGATGAGCAGACCCAGCTCGACCCCGTAGGGGTGCGGCTTGATCTCCCGCGGCTCCTCCGGGAGCTGATCCGAGGCCCGGGGGAAGTGCACCCAGTCGCTCTTGGGCGCCTTGTAGCGGATCGAGGTGTGGGGGTTGGCCATGTGGGTGAGCTCCACGTAGCCGTCCACGCCGCGCATCCCGCGCCGGTAGGTGCCCTCGAGCTCGATCTCCACCCGCGTGCCGTGGTTCTTGTCGGGCCAGTCCTCCTCCTTGTCCACCAGGATCTTCGGCTTGTTCTTGGAGGTGTCCATGACCAGCTCGAAGTAGTGGGCGGCCTTCTTGGGGCCGGTGCGGGAGTGGATCACCACCGGCATCCCGGTGGTGAGCTGGCCGTACATCCCCGCCGCGCTGATGCCGATGCCCTGCTGCCCCCGGGACTGCTTGAGGCTGTGGAACTTCGAGCCGTAGAGCAGCTTGCCGAAGATCTTGGGGATCTGCGCCGCGACGATGCCCGGGCCGTTGTCCTCCACCGAGAGCCGGAAGCGGCTCTCGCCCTTCTCCTCGATCTCGATGACCAGGTCGGGCAGGACGCCGGCCTCCTCGCAGGCGTCGAGGGAGTTGTCGACGGCCTCCTTCACGGCGGTGAGCAGCGCCCGGGAGGGGCTGTCGAAGCCGAGGAGGTGACGGTTCTTGGAGAAGAACTCGGAGACCGAGATCTCGCGCTGGCGGGCGGCCATCTCGGTGGCGGTCCGCCGCCGCCGGGCCTTGCCCCGCTTCGCCGGCTTGCCCTCCACCTCGGGGGCCACCTCGAGGGTCTCTTCCAGGGTCTCCTCCAACGTCTCCTCGGTGGGCACGGCCTTCCGGGTGTTCTTCCGGGCCGACTTCTTCGCCGCCTTCTTGGCCGGCTTCCTCGCGGTCTGCCGGGCGGGGGCCTTGCCGGCCTTCTTGCCGGGGGGCTTCTTGCCCGCCCCGGCCTTCCCGGCGGTCTTCTTCGCCACCTTCTTCCCCGACTTCTTGGCGGTCTTCTTGGCGGTCTTC
This is a stretch of genomic DNA from Deltaproteobacteria bacterium. It encodes these proteins:
- a CDS encoding glycosyltransferase family 2 protein translates to MISIIIPAYDCRDEIQGLLDDVGRSALLAEGDAEVIVVDDHSTDDTAAVCEAREGVRVIRQPQNAGPARARNVGAAHARGELLIFIDSDVRLLPGGDILSEMVRVLQERPPVDCVSTLSSPRPTRESAIAYANSIYHAYYMDRILAGRDEVEGRVMFFTTRLGAIRARRFREAGGFYESLRRVMNEDGEFGTRIYHRGYRSYLARHLVHQHRYPTGFGRYLRSYYHSTVAQAQIDRTMDTSADESLSAAEKGRRLYALSFWLLPLLFALLPAAAAAALCGLWVLALPLVLGALGRRMRAETPRRYWVGFHAVYVAITPFIFAGYAVGLLRHSLGDSLFAGPPSTLEYFRQEAAS
- the asnB gene encoding asparagine synthase (glutamine-hydrolyzing) produces the protein MCGIAGVIGLGEDLGERDRGSVQTMVQRVRHRGPDQQSLVEDRRCILGNARLRVVDLSSAADLPLTSADGRISIAYNGEVTNFRDLEEQYRLREKYEFKSSSDTETLLHLYEELGIDFCRELTGMFAFALHDRREEKVWIVRDQFGNRPLFLMRTPRRIYFASEIKAFLELPEFRADIDLEGLFHYFTLAYIPGRHTPFECVEELQGGERLQIDLSTGRTEDQRYYRVHFEADRQSSFEELRDGLYEQMLDSVRRNLIADAPLGLTLSGGFDTSSILALARECIGPQRDLHSYSVVMGEKSFNEARWQQIMVEFANTIHHEIHVGPRDVMEVLVEHMAYLDEPSANGAAIPSYLLAREATKDVTVLLSGEGGDETFTAYETHRAWKVRHYWRRFAPGPLRKLAHGVAHALPTDYRKLSFDFMAKRFTEGAEMDVAQSHIHWRYTIADADKRRLMPKAARMIDTGDWAAKIYDSYPFTDELDRICALDAETYLIGDLMVKNDRTFMAHSIEARFPYMDRILYDYMSRVPPELRLKGMKGRYLQKEAMRGHIPEAISGRKNMGLEMPHSLWFLGDLKPVADEYFSREKVERTGFLTHAGVDHLWQEHLARKRDNGRALWSILMVLIWFDLFVAEGTYKQYLTAREPRASV
- a CDS encoding NAD-dependent epimerase/dehydratase family protein; protein product: MSGPTLITGSAGFIGSHLAEALLARGDQVVGVDDFDPTYDPALKERNLEGPRSRAGFHFERLDVRDADALQALLAARGIRRVAHLAARGGVRPSVEDPEIYADINVRGTQSVLQACLASGVEQVVFASSSSVYGARDGGTFHESDAADRPASPYAATKRSGELLCYAAFHDHGLPVTCLRFFTVYGPRQRPDMAIHRFLEQLEAGRPLTINGDGLQRRDFTYVDDIVAGFVAALERPDGYAIYNLGSGREVTVLELVAALQEAAGLEGRLEHGPAHASDVPHTRADIGLARRVLGWEPRVRLEEGLSRFVAWYRQRPG
- a CDS encoding cyclic nucleotide-binding domain-containing protein, producing the protein MATKTAKRGERPAPPSRTTLRRAIKGLHQVVKRKKNDVRSMVRLARAHRLLGNDAKSARWYTVAIRLLSQQGHGLRALALAKERLAVAPEDQESLLELASLYAKHPDAMEREQGRVALPLAPEEDTSVGRIPRDFTATSAKALKILDDADEVERIHAALEAAFADEMETAPRSGGRYADQEPPPEQSTDEERALSAAEDNAAKPPPLPPRKEGGQEALEAATLGGLPLLSSLGQGAFMALMRDMERITLEDEEVLFAEGEKARSFFIVAEGALEARSARSGTEALLARLTEGEVIGVLGLYSGRRRNATVSADGPAVVFEVTDRLLSRLVKQHPAAKQALATFYRQRLLETFLGSCPLIQDLPRAARLSIVDSFEETRHPEGSLLVAPGEVQNSLHLVLRGRLEVESRLEGERHNLAHLERGDFFGCIAALTGTPSRDRARWSEEGLAASLSQKQFSEIVKRHPALRALPRVLAERGLMVSRTLFVGETGVPGFKREDAASQDG
- a CDS encoding radical SAM protein translates to MNLRHGLRAGRRLLRGNVDDRVATAIFFVTDDCNARCDYCFNTRLSHRNGEKTRGRRLDADELRQIARHLGRLYQVILSGGEPFLRRDLGEVLRGLLDESRPAIVTLPTNGSLPERVLPVLEEAAREHPATVFNLGLSLDAVGEAHDQLRRLPGGYAKALGLGRAVQRLGQRLGNVNLVVNSLATRETLDGLPALFEALASAFEGAEWFHNLQFDQRLQADPLEDPALEEQLRRLQALEREARERRAGRLGRLIEGAYVDGLNALLRRQLGEGRMIYACNAGRKLIVVASDGTLSPCEPFLFEEHYAARRSFDLREHGLDFYRLRATPEYRAELEFIEAGKCAACPWSCAAITSLLFEPGQWQRFWVT